A single Arachnia propionica DNA region contains:
- a CDS encoding ABC transporter ATP-binding protein — MTGTAQEFPLKASSVRLGYDRKIVIEDITLEVPEGELTMLIGPNGCGKSTLLKALARVLAPKAGYVYLGGTDIHQLRTTAVARRLGFLPQRQSVPPGIKVLDMVSRGRFAHQRFWSRWSQEDEKAVASALEVTGLTDLQRADVDELSGGQVQRVWLATVLAQDTPLLLLDEPTTFLDIAHQYEVLKLVRGFRDAGRTVVVVVHDLNQATRFATNLVVMKDGAVVASGLPAEVLTAELVESVFGLPVLIVPDPVTGTPMVVPR, encoded by the coding sequence ATGACCGGAACCGCCCAGGAGTTCCCGCTGAAGGCCTCGTCGGTGCGGCTCGGCTACGACCGGAAGATCGTGATCGAGGACATCACGCTGGAGGTGCCCGAGGGGGAGCTGACGATGCTCATCGGACCCAACGGATGCGGCAAGTCGACGCTGCTGAAGGCCTTGGCCCGGGTGCTCGCTCCCAAGGCCGGGTACGTGTACCTGGGGGGAACCGACATCCACCAGCTGCGGACCACCGCCGTCGCCCGCAGGCTCGGGTTCCTGCCGCAGCGCCAGTCGGTGCCGCCGGGCATCAAGGTACTGGACATGGTGAGTCGAGGACGGTTCGCCCATCAGAGGTTCTGGTCCCGGTGGTCGCAGGAGGACGAGAAGGCCGTGGCCTCGGCACTCGAGGTCACCGGACTGACCGATCTGCAGCGGGCCGACGTCGACGAACTCTCCGGCGGGCAGGTGCAGCGGGTGTGGCTGGCGACGGTGCTGGCCCAGGACACACCACTGCTGCTGCTCGACGAACCCACCACCTTCCTGGACATCGCCCATCAGTACGAGGTCCTGAAACTGGTGCGCGGGTTCCGCGACGCAGGACGCACCGTCGTCGTGGTGGTGCACGACCTGAACCAGGCCACCCGGTTCGCCACCAACCTGGTGGTCATGAAGGACGGGGCGGTCGTGGCCTCAGGGCTGCCCGCCGAGGTGCTGACCGCGGAACTGGTCGAGAGCGTCTTCGGACTCCCGGTGCTCATCGTACCGGATCCGGTCACCGGGACCCCGATGGTGGTGCCGCGATGA
- a CDS encoding enterochelin esterase domain-containing protein — MTMHLPPTPLSATGAPHPADPELPDRLDHSPIMGKRCVIDGVEMVEVTFVAHEPRGREVLVHLNSLTDAIRTRLDPAVMNPIGGTAIQALSWWLPADGCYSYRYWRSDEIPRDIGATREGWLRVHREGEPDPLNPETLPAFDLREQSVWRGPDFHPAPWAPAGEAEQRWRLHDGRRFAVLPGDDRTLVLFDGLRWRLAGVASALRAAGFGHTVVAVDTGEGERRAAWLTTARGCAPLVERARELAGAGREVIAAGQSFGGLACVELATHRPDLVTAVIAQSASLWFAGDPVPDPEAEGILLRDLTAGTRTLGVPVVVQAGTDERGLIQGARRLAGIAERTGRLVSAEEFRGGHDLSWWRHGLLSGLSALV; from the coding sequence ATGACCATGCACCTGCCACCCACGCCCCTGTCCGCCACGGGCGCCCCGCACCCTGCGGACCCGGAGCTGCCGGACCGGCTGGACCACTCCCCGATCATGGGGAAACGGTGTGTGATCGATGGCGTGGAGATGGTGGAGGTCACCTTCGTCGCCCACGAACCCCGGGGGCGTGAGGTGCTGGTTCACCTCAACAGCCTCACCGATGCGATCCGCACCCGGCTGGACCCCGCCGTCATGAACCCGATCGGGGGCACTGCGATCCAGGCCCTGTCCTGGTGGCTGCCCGCCGACGGCTGCTACTCCTACCGCTACTGGCGCAGCGACGAAATACCCCGCGACATCGGTGCAACCCGCGAAGGCTGGCTGCGGGTGCACCGGGAGGGTGAACCGGATCCGCTCAACCCCGAGACCCTGCCCGCCTTCGACCTGCGGGAACAGTCGGTGTGGCGCGGACCTGACTTCCATCCCGCCCCGTGGGCCCCGGCAGGCGAGGCCGAGCAGCGGTGGCGGCTGCACGACGGCAGAAGATTCGCGGTGCTGCCCGGGGACGACCGGACCCTGGTGCTGTTCGACGGGCTTCGCTGGCGCCTGGCGGGGGTGGCATCCGCGTTGCGGGCCGCAGGGTTCGGGCACACCGTCGTCGCCGTCGACACTGGGGAGGGAGAACGGCGGGCCGCGTGGCTGACCACGGCTCGGGGCTGCGCCCCGCTGGTGGAACGCGCCCGGGAACTGGCCGGGGCGGGCCGCGAGGTGATCGCCGCCGGGCAGTCGTTCGGGGGCCTGGCGTGCGTGGAGCTCGCGACCCACCGGCCGGATCTGGTCACCGCAGTGATCGCCCAGTCGGCGTCGCTGTGGTTCGCGGGCGATCCCGTTCCGGATCCGGAGGCGGAGGGCATCCTGCTGCGCGATCTCACCGCGGGCACGAGGACGCTGGGGGTGCCGGTGGTGGTTCAGGCCGGCACCGACGAACGCGGCCTGATCCAAGGCGCCCGGCGGCTGGCCGGGATCGCGGAGAGAACCGGCCGGTTGGTGTCAGCGGAGGAGTTCCGTGGCGGCCACGACCTTTCCTGGTGGCGGCACGGCCTGCTGTCGGGCCTGTCAGCCCTCGTCTGA
- a CDS encoding polyprenyl synthetase family protein yields the protein MLIPPAHDPMSSVFISAVGRTLAEFLDEQAGLADRTGATAVLDAAHACVAGGKRLRPAFCYWGYVAAAGRPIDPGPLLRAAASLDLLHASLLVHDDLLDGSDTRRGAPSAHRRFEALLPGPRAARFGEAAAILLGDVLFSWSAEMFENAGLSPEAVRRAASVLATMRSEVLLGQYLDVAAAFGATDRSTPRAQADTAEKVLEFKSARYSVRRPAELGATLGEAPPGLLAALGTYGSLLGRAFQLRDDILGVFGDPEATGKPAGDDIREGKRTVLVLTALENGDARQHDTLDSLLGTPGLTEEDLTTAREIIEATGARNSCEELIARSTTDALTALEGADMDAEGRSALITLAGLATDRDR from the coding sequence ATGCTGATTCCCCCCGCCCACGACCCGATGAGTTCGGTTTTCATCTCGGCGGTAGGGAGGACACTCGCGGAGTTCCTCGACGAGCAGGCCGGTCTCGCGGACCGAACGGGCGCGACGGCGGTGCTGGACGCCGCCCACGCCTGCGTCGCGGGTGGGAAACGGCTGCGTCCCGCCTTCTGCTACTGGGGGTATGTCGCGGCCGCCGGACGGCCCATCGACCCGGGCCCGCTGCTGCGCGCCGCCGCCTCCCTCGACCTGCTGCACGCCTCCCTGCTGGTTCACGACGACCTGCTGGACGGCTCCGACACCCGGCGCGGCGCGCCATCGGCCCACCGCCGTTTCGAGGCTCTCCTCCCGGGCCCCCGGGCCGCCCGTTTCGGGGAGGCCGCCGCGATCCTGCTGGGCGATGTCCTGTTCTCCTGGAGCGCGGAGATGTTCGAGAACGCCGGCCTTTCCCCTGAGGCCGTTCGCCGCGCCGCCTCGGTGCTCGCAACAATGCGCAGCGAGGTACTGCTCGGCCAGTACCTCGACGTCGCGGCCGCGTTCGGGGCCACCGACCGCTCCACCCCGCGGGCCCAGGCCGACACCGCCGAGAAGGTGCTGGAGTTCAAGTCCGCCCGCTACTCGGTGCGACGCCCCGCCGAACTCGGTGCGACGCTCGGCGAGGCCCCGCCGGGGCTGCTCGCGGCTCTGGGCACCTACGGTTCCCTGCTGGGAAGGGCCTTCCAGCTGCGCGACGACATCCTCGGGGTCTTCGGGGATCCCGAGGCCACGGGCAAACCCGCGGGCGACGACATCCGGGAGGGCAAACGCACGGTGCTGGTGCTGACAGCCCTGGAGAACGGCGACGCCCGCCAGCACGACACCCTGGATTCCCTCCTCGGCACCCCCGGGCTCACCGAGGAGGATCTCACCACCGCCCGGGAGATCATCGAGGCCACCGGGGCACGGAACTCCTGCGAGGAACTCATCGCCCGTTCCACCACGGATGCCCTGACCGCTCTGGAAGGAGCCGACATGGACGCAGAGGGACGCTCGGCCCTCATCACACTCGCCGGACTGGCCACCGATCGTGACCGGTGA
- a CDS encoding IS30 family transposase, whose amino-acid sequence MLEVGEPAQWRDGQGRLTLAGRILIEVRVGDRVPPSQIAAELGVHRSTVSREMKRCPGRYRAQPAQRLADWSRRRPKDRKLVLGTPLWDEVVTRLNNKHSPQQIAHRLRQDFPEDPTMWVSHETICQALYVQAAGGLRHELTVEKALRSGRTTRGPRSRLSGRGSRSWIGEATITNRPAEVEDRAVPGHWEGDLIIGKGGTSALVTLNERTTRYTMIQRVTSRDSTTVTDALIQMAHRLPATLMTTLTWDQGIEMAQHARFTLASGCQAYFCDPHSPWQRPTNENSNGLIRDFFPKGTDFTHITDTQVQHAEDLLNTRPRRVLDWATPAEKMEQLLNIAHTT is encoded by the coding sequence GTGTTGGAGGTGGGAGAGCCAGCGCAGTGGCGTGACGGGCAGGGCCGGTTGACCCTGGCGGGGCGGATCCTGATCGAGGTTCGGGTCGGTGACCGGGTTCCGCCCTCCCAGATAGCTGCAGAACTCGGTGTCCACCGTTCCACGGTCTCCAGGGAGATGAAGCGTTGTCCTGGCCGGTACCGGGCCCAGCCGGCGCAGCGGCTGGCAGACTGGTCACGTCGGCGTCCCAAGGACAGGAAGCTGGTACTCGGGACACCGTTGTGGGACGAGGTGGTGACACGGTTGAACAACAAACATTCCCCGCAGCAGATCGCTCACCGGCTGCGTCAGGACTTCCCGGAGGACCCCACGATGTGGGTCAGTCACGAGACGATTTGCCAGGCCCTCTACGTCCAGGCCGCCGGCGGGCTGCGTCATGAACTCACCGTCGAGAAAGCCCTGCGTTCCGGACGTACCACCCGAGGTCCCCGGTCACGGCTGTCCGGGCGGGGTAGCCGTAGCTGGATCGGTGAGGCCACCATCACCAACCGTCCGGCCGAGGTCGAGGACCGGGCAGTTCCCGGGCACTGGGAAGGAGACCTCATCATCGGCAAGGGCGGCACCTCGGCCCTGGTGACCCTCAACGAACGCACCACCCGCTACACCATGATCCAACGGGTCACCAGCCGTGACTCCACCACCGTGACCGACGCGTTGATCCAGATGGCCCACCGACTCCCGGCCACCTTGATGACGACCCTCACCTGGGACCAGGGCATCGAGATGGCCCAACACGCCCGCTTCACCCTCGCTTCGGGCTGCCAGGCCTACTTCTGCGATCCCCACTCTCCCTGGCAACGCCCCACCAACGAGAACAGCAACGGCCTGATCCGGGACTTCTTCCCCAAAGGCACCGACTTCACCCACATCACCGACACCCAGGTCCAACACGCTGAAGACCTCCTCAACACCCGACCCCGCCGAGTACTTGACTGGGCCACACCAGCCGAGAAAATGGAACAACTACTCAACATTGCACACACCACTTGA
- a CDS encoding HAD-IC family P-type ATPase, producing MTGELQGLTAGQVAERVREGKVNTLPERSGRTTWQIVRDNVFTRVNAMLAVLFVIVAATMQFAQGAFAILIVANSIIGMVQELRAKRTLDSLAVIGEAHPVVLRDGQRVSLPRDQVVADDLIALSPGDQVVVDGEVVAADYLEVDESMLTGEADPVAKSVGDELMSGAFVVSGSGVYRATKVGAEAYAAQLTAQAAKFTLVNSELRAGIDRILKFVTWLLIPAGLLTIWVQFRQPGTTWQESALRMVGALVPMIPEGLVLLTSMAFALGVIRLGRRKCLVQELPAIEGLARVSVVCADKTGTLTQNAMTLGEVIPLAGGADEVTEVLAQLVAADPAPNASMTAIAEATPAASSPWEVTARAPFTSAKKWSGVSFGTRGDWVLGAPDVLAPADVAARAEEIGSTGRRVLLLGRASEPVDSPGAPGTVTPVALLVLDQLVRPDAADTLAYFNDQHVAVKVISGDNAASVGAVTRSLGVSVAEAVDARTLPAEGEEFTEKIAGADVFGRVTPQQKRAMVAALQSRGHTVAMTGDGVNDVLALKDADLGVAMGSGSPATRAVAQIVLLDDRFATLPHVVAEGRRVIGNIERVAKLFLSKTVYAVFLALVIGLMGLPNPFIPLQMTVVGWFTIGIPAFLLSLPPNKERARPGFVRRVLSLAVPSGVIIGAVSTVTYVVTRGFGAVSAVVQAQASTATLAALIITSVWVLAVVARPWVWWRLGLVVVSYAFYLAMFLIPWAWLRGQLLLDLDNPSTILFGVVAGLVGAGLVEAVWWLTARHRGEPARIWRGSDEG from the coding sequence GTGACCGGTGAGCTGCAGGGCCTGACCGCCGGCCAGGTGGCGGAGCGGGTCAGGGAGGGAAAGGTCAACACGCTGCCGGAACGCTCGGGGCGCACCACCTGGCAGATCGTCCGCGACAACGTTTTCACACGCGTGAACGCGATGCTGGCGGTGCTGTTCGTGATCGTCGCCGCGACCATGCAGTTCGCCCAAGGGGCGTTCGCGATCCTGATCGTCGCCAACTCGATCATCGGCATGGTTCAGGAGTTGCGCGCCAAACGCACCCTCGACAGCCTGGCCGTGATCGGGGAGGCCCATCCCGTCGTGCTGCGCGACGGGCAACGGGTCTCCCTGCCGCGAGACCAGGTGGTGGCCGACGACCTCATCGCGCTGTCCCCGGGCGACCAGGTGGTCGTCGACGGCGAGGTGGTGGCCGCCGACTACCTGGAGGTAGACGAGTCGATGCTCACCGGTGAGGCCGATCCGGTGGCCAAATCCGTGGGCGACGAACTCATGTCGGGCGCCTTCGTCGTCTCCGGTTCCGGCGTGTACCGGGCCACGAAGGTCGGCGCCGAGGCCTACGCGGCGCAACTGACCGCGCAGGCCGCCAAGTTCACGCTGGTCAACTCCGAGTTGCGGGCGGGCATCGACCGCATCCTGAAGTTCGTGACCTGGCTGCTGATCCCTGCGGGATTGCTCACCATCTGGGTGCAGTTCCGCCAGCCGGGCACCACCTGGCAGGAATCGGCGCTGCGGATGGTGGGTGCCCTGGTGCCGATGATCCCCGAGGGTCTGGTGCTGCTCACCTCGATGGCCTTCGCGCTGGGTGTGATCCGGCTGGGACGACGCAAGTGCCTGGTGCAGGAACTGCCTGCCATCGAGGGCCTGGCCCGGGTGAGCGTGGTGTGCGCGGACAAAACCGGCACCCTGACCCAGAACGCCATGACCCTCGGCGAGGTGATTCCCCTGGCGGGAGGCGCGGACGAGGTCACCGAGGTGCTGGCGCAGCTCGTCGCCGCCGATCCGGCACCCAACGCTTCGATGACGGCGATCGCCGAGGCCACCCCCGCGGCCTCCTCGCCGTGGGAGGTCACCGCCCGGGCGCCGTTCACCTCGGCCAAGAAATGGTCGGGGGTTTCCTTCGGGACGCGCGGCGACTGGGTGCTGGGTGCGCCCGACGTGCTGGCCCCGGCCGACGTGGCCGCCCGCGCTGAGGAGATCGGCTCCACGGGCCGCCGGGTGCTGCTGCTGGGCCGCGCATCCGAGCCCGTCGACTCCCCCGGCGCGCCGGGGACGGTCACGCCGGTCGCGTTGCTGGTGCTGGACCAGCTGGTTCGTCCCGACGCCGCCGACACCCTCGCCTATTTCAACGACCAGCACGTGGCCGTGAAGGTGATCTCCGGTGACAACGCGGCCTCAGTTGGTGCGGTCACCCGCTCCCTGGGGGTGTCCGTGGCCGAGGCCGTGGATGCCCGCACCCTGCCCGCCGAGGGCGAGGAGTTCACGGAGAAGATCGCCGGGGCCGACGTGTTCGGGCGCGTCACCCCGCAGCAGAAACGCGCCATGGTCGCGGCCCTGCAGTCCCGGGGCCACACCGTCGCCATGACCGGTGACGGCGTCAACGACGTGCTCGCCCTGAAGGACGCCGACCTGGGGGTCGCGATGGGCTCGGGTTCCCCCGCCACCCGGGCGGTCGCGCAGATCGTACTGCTCGACGACCGGTTCGCCACCCTCCCGCACGTGGTGGCTGAGGGCCGCCGGGTGATCGGAAACATCGAGCGGGTCGCGAAACTGTTCCTCAGCAAAACGGTGTACGCGGTCTTCCTGGCCCTGGTGATCGGGTTGATGGGGCTGCCCAACCCGTTCATCCCGCTCCAGATGACCGTGGTCGGCTGGTTCACCATCGGCATTCCCGCGTTCCTGCTGTCGCTGCCCCCCAACAAGGAACGCGCCAGGCCAGGTTTCGTGCGCCGCGTGTTGTCGCTGGCGGTGCCCTCGGGCGTGATCATCGGGGCGGTCTCCACCGTCACCTACGTGGTTACCCGCGGTTTCGGGGCGGTGTCGGCCGTCGTGCAGGCGCAGGCCTCGACGGCAACCCTGGCGGCCCTGATCATCACCTCCGTCTGGGTGCTGGCCGTGGTGGCGCGCCCGTGGGTGTGGTGGCGGCTCGGCCTGGTGGTCGTCTCCTACGCCTTCTACCTGGCCATGTTCCTGATTCCGTGGGCGTGGCTGCGGGGCCAGCTGCTGCTGGACCTGGACAATCCGTCGACGATCCTGTTCGGGGTCGTGGCCGGGCTGGTCGGGGCCGGGCTGGTGGAGGCCGTGTGGTGGTTGACCGCCAGGCACCGGGGCGAGCCGGCACGGATCTGGCGGGGTTCAGACGAGGGCTGA
- a CDS encoding methylenetetrahydrofolate reductase, translating into MSPTVAELLRDAASPTLSFEFFPPRTPEEQPRFEATVAKLGRFHPAFLSVTYGASGSTRDRTVAATAALGSAQHATVVGHLTCVSQSTDDLLRTLDAFADAGVSDILAIRGDMPGGPQQPWERHPDGLGNATELVRLIKAHGDFCVGVAAFPNVHQPDNDPELDARIVAEKAAAGADYAITQLFFESHRYVELVNRVRERGSQIPIIPGIAPLTVITQIERFASLADCPLPEDFVAALRAARNPAEVRSIGLSRAVNLCRELLAAGAPGLQFFTQNRWKATSEVLDAIGWGDRVS; encoded by the coding sequence ATGTCTCCGACCGTTGCCGAGCTGCTCCGCGACGCCGCGTCCCCGACGCTGAGCTTCGAGTTCTTTCCCCCCCGTACCCCCGAGGAGCAGCCGCGCTTCGAGGCAACCGTCGCGAAACTGGGCCGTTTCCACCCGGCTTTCCTGTCGGTCACCTACGGGGCCTCCGGCTCCACCCGCGACCGCACGGTGGCCGCGACCGCCGCTCTGGGGAGCGCCCAGCACGCCACCGTCGTAGGCCACCTGACCTGCGTTTCGCAGTCCACCGACGACCTGCTGCGAACCCTCGACGCCTTCGCCGATGCCGGGGTCAGCGACATCCTGGCAATCCGCGGGGACATGCCCGGCGGGCCGCAGCAACCCTGGGAAAGGCACCCAGATGGACTCGGAAACGCCACGGAACTGGTGCGGCTGATCAAGGCACACGGCGACTTCTGCGTCGGCGTGGCCGCCTTCCCGAACGTCCACCAACCCGACAACGACCCCGAACTGGACGCCCGGATCGTCGCGGAGAAGGCCGCGGCTGGCGCGGACTACGCCATAACGCAACTGTTCTTCGAGTCACACCGTTACGTGGAGCTGGTGAACCGGGTCCGCGAACGCGGCAGTCAGATCCCCATCATCCCCGGCATCGCGCCGCTGACGGTGATCACCCAGATCGAAAGGTTCGCCTCGCTGGCGGATTGCCCCCTCCCCGAGGACTTCGTCGCCGCCCTCAGGGCCGCCAGGAACCCCGCCGAGGTGCGCAGCATAGGGCTGTCCCGCGCCGTCAACCTGTGCCGGGAACTCCTGGCGGCGGGGGCTCCAGGGCTCCAGTTCTTCACCCAGAACCGCTGGAAGGCCACCTCGGAGGTCCTCGACGCCATCGGCTGGGGGGATCGGGTCAGCTGA
- a CDS encoding HelD family protein: MSTSRGDLQREIALEQAHVDRVYENLAASTASARTLARSGAEIYKTDRDDYLREESGTALFERDAFAYQAAKRLAILDAEHEGLVFGRLDLNFPETRYIGRLGVRDAEYEPLVIDWRAPAAEPFYRATQATPMNVIRRRVLRCRDDNVIGLEDDLLDTSAETDLPILGEGALMAALTRARGRTMRDIVATIQAEQDEAIRAPYQGVTIIGGGPGTGKTVVALHRAAYLLYTNRARLEKGGVLVVGPSSVFMNYIERVLPSLGEESVTLRAVGAVAGDVLGMVSERVDAAPAATLKGSLRMLKVLRRLVRRPPNPAAEEVRVSVKGEVLKLDAVELAGIRESVLSNYKMNRGRAAATTSVARALAGKLTVNVELGPEEIDERIRDHQQFREFMDSWWPMLDAPTVLARLADRELLEELAPNLTARERDNLAESYQWLQTDDVEITGWSVADMALLDELLEMLGPVPAESHEEPVFIDFGNIPELVTTSDLLRREHVADPDEDPQTTYAHILVDEAQDVTPMQWRMLRRRGPQASWTLVGDPAQSSYPDTAESERAVSDLVGRAPLRRFTLSTNYRSPSEVFGLAAKVITRVFPEASLPRAVRNTGLVPRLEETDEAGLAEAIIALSLGLAGHVSGTVGVIVPPSRLAATTRLAMSDPRLAALEERLIVVTALQAKGLEYDGVLVLCPDEIVAEAPGAERVLYVALTRATQRMTILDVGTSAWRAALS, encoded by the coding sequence TTGAGCACTTCCCGAGGCGATCTACAGCGCGAAATCGCGCTGGAACAGGCACACGTTGACCGGGTCTACGAAAACCTCGCGGCCTCCACGGCCAGCGCCCGGACACTCGCCCGCAGCGGCGCAGAGATCTACAAAACGGACCGGGACGACTACCTGCGGGAGGAGTCGGGAACCGCCCTGTTCGAACGCGACGCCTTCGCCTACCAGGCGGCGAAACGTCTCGCGATCCTCGACGCGGAACACGAAGGACTGGTTTTCGGTCGGCTCGACCTGAACTTCCCCGAGACCCGCTACATCGGCCGGCTCGGTGTCCGCGACGCCGAGTACGAGCCCTTGGTGATCGACTGGCGGGCCCCCGCGGCCGAACCGTTCTACCGCGCCACCCAGGCCACCCCCATGAACGTGATCCGGCGCCGCGTGCTGCGCTGCCGCGACGACAACGTCATCGGCCTGGAGGACGACCTGCTGGACACCAGCGCCGAAACCGACCTGCCGATCCTCGGGGAGGGCGCGTTGATGGCGGCCCTGACCCGGGCCCGGGGCCGCACCATGCGCGACATCGTCGCCACCATCCAGGCGGAGCAGGACGAGGCCATCCGCGCCCCCTACCAAGGGGTGACGATCATCGGCGGCGGTCCCGGCACCGGCAAGACCGTCGTGGCCCTGCACCGCGCCGCCTATCTGCTGTACACCAACCGGGCCCGCCTCGAGAAGGGCGGGGTGCTCGTCGTGGGCCCCAGCTCGGTGTTCATGAACTACATCGAACGGGTGCTGCCGAGCCTCGGTGAGGAATCCGTGACGCTGCGCGCGGTCGGGGCCGTTGCCGGTGACGTGCTGGGCATGGTCTCGGAGCGGGTCGACGCGGCACCGGCGGCCACCCTGAAGGGTTCGCTGCGGATGCTGAAGGTGCTTCGCAGGCTGGTTCGCCGCCCCCCGAACCCCGCCGCGGAGGAGGTGCGGGTCAGCGTCAAGGGCGAGGTCCTGAAACTGGACGCGGTGGAACTGGCCGGGATCCGGGAGTCGGTGCTGTCCAACTACAAGATGAACCGCGGCCGCGCCGCGGCAACGACATCGGTGGCCCGGGCGCTCGCCGGAAAACTGACGGTCAACGTGGAACTCGGCCCCGAGGAGATCGACGAACGGATCCGCGACCACCAGCAGTTCAGGGAGTTCATGGACTCGTGGTGGCCGATGCTCGACGCCCCCACCGTACTGGCCCGCCTGGCGGATCGGGAGTTGCTCGAAGAGTTGGCGCCGAACCTCACGGCCCGGGAACGCGACAACCTGGCTGAGTCGTACCAGTGGTTGCAGACCGACGACGTCGAGATCACCGGCTGGTCGGTGGCGGACATGGCCCTGCTGGACGAGCTGCTGGAGATGCTGGGGCCCGTGCCCGCGGAGTCGCACGAAGAACCGGTTTTCATCGATTTCGGCAACATCCCGGAACTGGTGACCACCTCCGACCTGCTGCGCCGCGAGCACGTCGCCGACCCCGACGAGGACCCGCAGACCACCTACGCCCACATCCTCGTGGACGAGGCCCAGGACGTCACGCCCATGCAGTGGCGGATGCTGCGGCGCCGGGGCCCGCAGGCGTCGTGGACGCTCGTAGGCGACCCCGCGCAGAGCTCCTACCCGGATACCGCCGAGTCGGAACGGGCCGTCAGCGACCTCGTGGGGCGCGCCCCGCTGCGCCGTTTCACGCTGTCCACGAACTACCGCTCCCCCTCCGAGGTCTTCGGTCTGGCCGCGAAGGTCATCACCCGGGTGTTCCCTGAGGCCAGCCTGCCGCGCGCGGTGCGCAACACCGGTCTGGTCCCGAGGCTCGAGGAAACCGATGAGGCCGGCCTGGCGGAGGCGATCATCGCCCTGAGCCTCGGCCTGGCCGGGCACGTCAGCGGAACGGTCGGAGTCATCGTGCCACCCTCGCGGCTGGCGGCCACGACGCGCCTGGCGATGTCAGATCCGCGGCTGGCGGCCCTGGAGGAACGCCTCATCGTGGTCACGGCGCTGCAGGCGAAGGGCCTGGAATACGACGGTGTGCTGGTGCTCTGCCCCGACGAGATCGTCGCCGAGGCCCCCGGCGCGGAACGGGTGCTCTACGTCGCCTTGACCCGGGCCACCCAGCGCATGACGATCCTCGACGTCGGAACCTCGGCCTGGCGGGCTGCCCTCAGCTGA